Proteins encoded by one window of Amaranthus tricolor cultivar Red isolate AtriRed21 chromosome 4, ASM2621246v1, whole genome shotgun sequence:
- the LOC130810050 gene encoding GDP-mannose 4,6 dehydratase 1: MSSSDHTETPQNGSNPPTKVALITGITGQDGSYLTEFLLSKNYTVHGLIRRSSNFNTQRINHIYIDPHNSHKATMKLHYADLTDASSLRRWIDTIAPDEIYNLAAQSHVAVSFEIPDYTADVVATGALRLLEAVRSHIAETGRTHIKYYQAGSSEMFGSTPPPQKEDTPFHPRSPYAVAKCAAHWYTVNYREAYGIFACNGILFNHESPRRGENFVTRKITRAVGRIKIGLQSKLFLGNLQASRDWGFAGDYVEAMWLMLQQEKPDDYVVATEESHSVEEFLEVAFGYIGLNWRDHVVIDKRYFRPTEVDNLKGDASKAKEVLGWKPKVGFEQLVKMMVDEDIELANREKVLVDAGYMDAQQQP, translated from the exons ATGTCTTCATCAGATCACACAGAAACACCCCAAAACGGGTCAAACCCACCAACAAAAGTTGCCTTAATCACAGGAATCACAGGCCAAGATGGATCATACTTAACTGaatttctcctctcaaaaaaCTACACTGTTCATGGCTTAATCCGTCGatcatcaaatttcaacacacaAAGAATCAATCATATCTATATAGACCCACACAATTCCCACAAAGCTACAATGAAACTTCATTATGCGGATCTTACTGATGCATCTTCTCTTCGCCGTTGGATTGATACCATTGCTCCTGATGAGATTTACAATCTTGCAGCACAATCTCATGTTGCTGTTTCGTTTGAGATCCCTGATTATACTGCTGATGTTGTTGCTACTGGTGCTCTTCGGTTACTTGAAGCGGTTAGATCTCATATTGCTGAAACGGGTCGGACCCATATTAAATATTATCAAGCCGGGTCTTCTGAGATGTTCGGATCTACTCCTCCACCTCAGAAAGAGGATACTCCGTTTCACCCTAGATCACCTTATGCTGTAGCTAAATGTGCTGCTCATTGGTATACCGTCAATTATCGTGAAGCTTATG GTATATTTGCTTGCAATGGTATCTTATTCAACCATGAATCACCGCGAAGGGGAGAGAACTTTGTGACCCGTAAGATCACACGTGCAGTCGGCAGGATCAAGATTGGGCTTCAGAGCAAACTATTCCTGGGCAATTTGCAAGCATCAAGGGATTGGGGATTCGCAGGAGACTACGTGGAAGCAATGTGGTTGATGCTCCAACAGGAGAAACCCGATGATTATGTTGTAGCCACCGAGGAGTCCCACAGTGTCGAGGAGTTCTTGGAGGTTGCCTTTGGGTACATTGGACTCAACTGGCGTGATCATGTAGTGATCGACAAAAGATACTTTAGGCCCACAGAGGTCGACAATCTGAAGGGCGATGCCAGTAAGGCAAAAGAAGTGCTGGGTTGGAAGCCTAAAGTTGGTTTTGAGCAATTGGTGAAAATGATGGTTGATGAAGACATAGAGTTGGCTAATAGGGAGAAAGTGCTCGTCGATGCCGGTTACATGGATGCTCAACAACAACCTTGA
- the LOC130810049 gene encoding protein FAR1-RELATED SEQUENCE 2-like yields MQLAFIMNSIRDNFPGFYASMNQIYNIRQSIRREEMEGRTPLQHRLHMATELNYVVWTDLDSEGQLSRLLIANPTSIQMIRTWPYVVLIDTTYKTNKQKWPLCEVIGMTPTNHNFLVAFCLMRDEAAVSYSWVLQGLRDIFGTAQTPSVIVTDRDEGLSVAIRDVFPDVRHLLCIWHIANDVENMVDKLCGGKKSQQGQIFRQGRWNPLVESSTIGEFEQRWQAIVSTWSVRNKKVVRYLAGTPDDGGAWVLIQQCTRSRIVWSPFHLHAGQVNK; encoded by the exons atgcaactagcctttattatgaattctattagagataattttcctggtttttatgctagtatgaatcagatatataatattaggcaatcaataaggagagaagagatggagggtaggactccccttcaacaccgtcttcatatggccacagaacttaattacgtggtctggacagacttggatagcgaagggcaattgagcagactattaattgcaaatcctacctctatccaaatgatccgtacgtggccgtatgttgtgctgatagatacaacgtacaaaacgaacaaacaaaagtggccactatgtgaagtgatcggaatgacgccaaccaatcacaacttcttggttgcgttttgtttgatgcgagatgaggcagctgtgtcgtattcgtgggtgttgcagggattgagagatattttcggcactgctcagactcctagcgtcattgtaactgatcgagacgaaggtttatctgtagctattcgtgacgtcttcccag atgtgcggcatttgttatgcatctggcatattgccaacgacgttgagaacatggtggacaagttgtgtggcgggaaaaaaAGTCAACAAGGCCAAATATTCAGACAGGgcagatggaaccccttggttgaaagttctacaatcggggaatttgaacagagatggcaagcgatcgtgagtacgtggtcggttaggaacaaaaaggtcgttcggtatctGGCTGGAACCCCCGATGatggtggtgcgtgggtgctcattcagcaaTGCACTAGGAGCAGAATTGTatggagtccattccacctacATGCAGGCCAAGttaataaataa
- the LOC130810047 gene encoding putative 12-oxophytodienoate reductase 11, producing the protein MSSDSSITPLLTPYQMGKFHLSHRVVLAPLTRQRSYGNVPQTHAILYYSQRATKGGLLISEATGVSNTAQGYPDTPGIWTQEQVEAWKPIVDAVHAKGGLFFCQIWHVGRVSNEGFQPNGQAPISCTDKSLVPQVRANGIDTAQFSPPRRLRTDEIPLVVNDFRLAARNAIEAGFDGVEIHGAHGYLIDQFMKDQVNDRTDNYGGSLENRCRFSLEVVEAVANEVGADRVGFRISPFANYMEAGDSNPEALGLYMAQSLSNYGILYCHAVEPRMITVGEKKECPHSLLPMRKAFNGTFMVAGGYDRDDGNKAVAKGYADLVAYGRLFLANPDLPRRFELNASLNNYNRDTFYISDPVVGYTDYPFLEDVQ; encoded by the exons ATGTCTTCAGATTCAAGTATCACACCTCTCTTGACTCCCTACCAAATGGGCAAATTTCATCTCTCCCATAG GGTTGTATTAGCACCATTGACCCGACAAAGGTCTTATGGAAATGTTCCTCAAACCCATGCAATTTTATATTACTCTCAACGAGCTACGAAAGGAGGTTTGCTAATTTCTGAAGCAACTGGAGTATCTAATACTGCTCAAGG GTACCCGGATACGCCTGGTATATGGACACAAGAACAAGTTGAAGCATGGAAACCTATTGTTGATGCTGTCCATGCCAAAGGTGGATTATTTTTCTGTCAGATATGGCATGTTGGTCGGGTTTCCAATGAAG GTTTCCAACCGAATGGCCAAGCTCCAATTTCGTGCACCGATAAGTCTCTTGTACCTCAAGTTCGAGCAAATGGCATTGATACTGCACAGTTCTCACCCCCAAGGAGGCTAAGAACAGATGAGATACCTTTAGTTGTTAATGATTTCAGACTTGCAGCTAGGAATGCCATAGAAGCTG GCTTTGATGGTGTTGAAATCCATGGAGCTCATGGCTACCTCATCGACCAGTTTATGAAAGACCAAGTTAATGACCGAACAGATAATTATGGTGGATCTCTAGAGAACCGTTGTAGATTTTCTCTAGAAGTAGTGGAAGCTGTTGCAAATGAGGTTGGTGCAGATAGAGTTGGGTTTCGGATCTCTCCATTTGCCAATTACATGGAAGCTGGAGACTCGAATCCTGAAGCTCTAGGCCTTTATATGGCCCAATCCTTAAGCAATTACGGAATACTATATTGCCACGCAGTCGAACCTAGAATGATAACAGTTGGAGAGAAGAAGGAATGTCCTCATAGTTTACTTCCAATGAGAAAAGCTTTCAATGGTACTTTCATGGTTGCCGGAGGTTATGATAGAGATGATGGAAATAAAGCTGTGGCAAAGGGTTATGCCGATCTTGTTGCATACGGACGCTTATTTCTCGCTAATCCAGATTTACCTAGAAGATTTGAACTTAATGCTTCTCTAAATAATTACAATCGAGATACATTTTACATTTCTGATCCTGTTGTTGGCTACACTGATTATCCATTCCTTGAAGATGTACAGTAG
- the LOC130810048 gene encoding elongation factor 1-gamma 2-like — protein MALVLHSGLPNKNAFKALIAAEYSCVKVEVVKDFQMGVTNKSPEFLKMNPIGKVPVLETPDGPIFESNAIARYVTRLTADNPLLGSSPIELAHVEQWIDFASLEIDVHIGRWLYPRLGWGVYLPPAEEAAIAALKRSLEALSTHLATNTYLVGHRVTLADIIMTCNLYYGFSRIFTKSFTSEFPHVERYFWTMVNQPIFKKVLGEVKQADSVPAVAKKPVQPAKPKVKEEVKKEAPKPKEEAPAAPVEEEEAPKPKAKNPLDLLPPSKMILDEWKRLYSNTKTNFREVAIKGFWDMYDPEGYSLWFCDYKYNEENTVSFVTMNKVSGFLQRMDLARKYAFGKMLVIGAEPPFKVKGLWLFRGQEIPQFVLDECYDMELYEWRKVDLSDEAQKERVSQMIEDAEPFEGEPLLDAKCFK, from the exons ATGGCTCTG GTCTTACATTCAGGATTGCCAAACAAGAATGCCTTTAAGGCACTTATTGCGGCAGAATATAGCTGTGTAAAAGTGGAGGTTGTCAAGGATTTTCAAATGGGTGTAACCAACAAATCCCCTGAATTTCTTAAGATGAACCCAATTGGAAAG GTGCCGGTTTTGGAGACTCCTGATGGTCCTATTTTTGAGAGTAATGCCATTGCAAGATATG TCACGCGATTGACGGCTGATAATCCTCTTTTGGGCTCTTCTCCAATTGAACTT GCTCATGTTGAGCAATGGATTGATTTTGCTTCCCTTGAGATTGATGTACATATTGGTCGTTGGTTGTATCCAAGATTAGGTTGGGGTGTATATCTTCCTCCG GCTGAAGAAGCTGCCATTGCTGCATTGAAAAGGTCCTTGGAAGCATTAAGCACTCATCTTGCGACCAATACTTATCTAGTTGGTCATCGTGTCACATTGGCTGATATCATCATGACTTGTAATTTGTATTATGGATTCAGCCGAATCTTCACAAAGAGCTTCACTTCTGAGTTCCCTCACGTCGAAAGATACTTTTGGACTATGGTTAATCAACCAATTTTTAAGAAAGTTTTGGGTGAGGTAAAGCAAGCTGATTCTGTTCCAGCTGTTGCTAAAAAGCCTGTTCAGCCTGCAAAGCCCAAGGTTAAGGAGGAGGTTAAGAAGGAGGCACCCAAGCCTAAAGAAGAGGCACCTGCAGCACcagtagaggaggaagaagcACCCAAGCCAAAGGCAAAGAATCCACTTGATCTTCTTCCTCCTAGTAAGATGATTCTTGATGAGTGGAAGAGACTCTACTCGAACACCAAAACCAATTTCCGTGAAGTGGCAATTAAAG GATTTTGGGACATGTATGACCCAGAGGGTTACTCTCTGTGGTTCTGCGATTACAAGTATAATGAAGAGAACACCGTGTCTTTTGTTACAATGAATAAAGTTAGCGGATTCTTGCAAAGAATGGATCTTGCTCGTAAGTACGCATTTGGAAAGATGCTTGTAATTGGTGCAGAACCACCATTCAAAGTGAAAGGTTTGTGGCTTTTCCGTGGTCAAGAAATCCCTCAATTTGTGTTGGATGAGTGCTACGATATGGAGCTGTATGAATGGAGGAAGGTAGACCTCAGCGATGAGGCCCAGAAGGAACGCGTTAGTCAAATGATTGAAGACGCTGAACCTTTTGAGGGAGAACCTCTACTTGATGCCAAATGTTTCAAGTGA